In Hoeflea ulvae, one genomic interval encodes:
- the sufA gene encoding Fe-S cluster assembly scaffold SufA — MGFAVMTLTPAAAERVKTVLKSSDGAEGIRVSIKKGGCAGMEYAIDLATEVNPKDDRIERDGATVFVAPEAVLYLLGTEMDYEVTKLRSGFVFNNPNQTSACGCGESVELKPADLAKLAEAGNPVVRAD, encoded by the coding sequence ATGGGTTTTGCCGTAATGACATTGACGCCGGCTGCCGCCGAGCGTGTCAAGACAGTCCTGAAATCCTCAGATGGTGCTGAAGGCATTCGCGTGAGCATCAAGAAGGGCGGCTGCGCCGGCATGGAATATGCCATTGATCTGGCTACCGAGGTCAATCCCAAGGATGACCGGATCGAGCGCGATGGCGCCACCGTCTTCGTGGCTCCCGAAGCCGTGCTCTATCTGCTCGGAACCGAGATGGATTACGAAGTCACCAAGCTGCGCTCCGGCTTCGTCTTCAACAATCCCAACCAGACATCAGCCTGCGGCTGCGGCGAATCCGTCGAGCTCAAGCCCGCCGACCTGGCCAAGCTGGCCGAGGCCGGCAACCCGGTGGTGCGGGCTGACTGA
- a CDS encoding GcvT family protein produces MRSHVRAVVIGGGVVGCSVLYHLAKAGWIDVMLIERSELTSGSSWHAAGGFHTLNGDPNVAKLQAYTVSLYEELEELSGQSCGLHLTGGVMMADSPERMDFLRLVHAKGRYLGMETELITPSEAKAMFPLMDESNFVGALWDPVEGHLDPSGTTHAYAKAAQKLGAEIVLRNRVIELTQEPDGTWNVITEQGTVKADHVVNAGGLWAREVGRMVGLELPLLAMEHMYLLTDEMPEVLEFNARTGRELVGVIDFKGEIYTRQERSGILLGTYEKACKPWSPIDTPWDFGHELLAPDLDRIAPSLEVGFRHFPEMENAGIKQVINGPFTFAPDGNPLVGPVPGLTNYWTACAVMAGFSQGGGVGLALSNWMVHGDPGADIWGMDVSRYGEWATLRYTNAKVRENYSRRFSISFPNEELPAARPQQTTPLYDVMTRDNHAVMGDSWGLETPLWFAPTADEAHDVLSFHRSNDFKHIGNEVRAVRERVGVTEIANFAKYRVAGPGAEAWLSCLMTNTMPKLGRIVLTPMLNEFGKLIGDFTIAKVADEDFMVWGSSAAQRYHMRWFNKHLPAGSPIRIHRYDLTLVGLSIAGARARDLLTKLTDDDVSNAAFRFMDFRQMDVGGAPCMVNRVTYTGDLGYEIWMEPAYQQAVYRAIKAAGQEFGIADFGMRALLSMRLEKNFPTWFRELRPIYGPYEAGMDRFIKLAKNDFIGREAAAKEHADGPKLMRTSFLVDALDADVMGDEPVWAKVGDTDYGTVEQPHGYGAPRFDADGTEIAKPEGGTLRDGDWRVVGWITSGGYAHSIGSSMAQGYIPAALASNGDAGMFEIEILGIRRPARIALEAPFDPMGEKMRS; encoded by the coding sequence ATGAGATCTCATGTCAGGGCTGTCGTTATCGGCGGCGGGGTTGTCGGGTGTTCGGTGCTGTATCATCTGGCCAAGGCCGGATGGATCGATGTCATGCTGATTGAACGCTCGGAACTCACATCCGGTTCCTCCTGGCATGCAGCCGGCGGCTTTCACACGCTCAATGGCGATCCCAATGTCGCCAAGCTGCAGGCCTACACGGTGAGCCTCTATGAGGAACTCGAAGAACTCTCCGGCCAGTCCTGCGGCTTGCACCTGACCGGCGGCGTGATGATGGCCGACAGCCCCGAGCGCATGGATTTCCTTCGTCTGGTGCACGCCAAGGGCCGCTATCTCGGCATGGAAACCGAGCTCATCACCCCGTCCGAAGCCAAGGCAATGTTCCCGCTGATGGACGAGAGCAATTTCGTCGGCGCGCTGTGGGATCCGGTCGAAGGCCATCTCGACCCCTCTGGCACCACCCATGCCTATGCCAAGGCCGCGCAGAAGCTCGGCGCCGAAATCGTGCTGCGCAACCGCGTCATCGAGCTCACCCAGGAGCCCGACGGCACCTGGAACGTCATCACCGAGCAAGGCACGGTCAAGGCCGATCACGTGGTCAATGCCGGTGGGCTGTGGGCGCGCGAAGTCGGCCGCATGGTCGGCCTCGAATTGCCGCTTCTGGCCATGGAGCACATGTATCTGCTCACCGACGAGATGCCCGAGGTTCTCGAGTTCAACGCCAGGACCGGCCGCGAACTGGTTGGCGTCATTGACTTCAAGGGCGAGATCTATACCCGCCAGGAGCGCTCCGGCATTCTGCTTGGCACCTATGAAAAGGCCTGCAAGCCCTGGTCGCCAATCGACACGCCGTGGGATTTCGGCCACGAGCTGCTGGCGCCTGATCTTGACCGCATCGCGCCGTCGCTGGAGGTCGGCTTCAGGCACTTCCCGGAGATGGAAAACGCAGGCATCAAGCAGGTCATCAACGGCCCCTTCACCTTCGCCCCTGACGGCAATCCGCTTGTGGGGCCGGTGCCGGGCCTTACAAACTACTGGACAGCCTGCGCCGTGATGGCCGGCTTCAGCCAGGGCGGCGGCGTTGGACTCGCGCTGTCGAACTGGATGGTCCACGGCGATCCGGGTGCCGACATCTGGGGCATGGATGTATCGCGTTACGGCGAATGGGCAACCTTGCGCTACACCAACGCCAAGGTGCGCGAGAACTACTCCCGCCGGTTCTCGATCTCGTTCCCGAACGAGGAACTGCCCGCCGCTCGGCCGCAGCAGACCACGCCGCTCTACGATGTCATGACCCGCGACAACCACGCCGTGATGGGCGACAGCTGGGGACTTGAAACACCCTTGTGGTTCGCCCCCACTGCAGACGAAGCTCACGATGTGCTTTCCTTCCATCGCTCCAATGATTTCAAACACATCGGCAACGAAGTCCGCGCCGTACGCGAACGCGTCGGCGTCACCGAGATCGCCAACTTCGCCAAATACCGCGTTGCGGGTCCCGGCGCGGAGGCCTGGCTGTCGTGTCTGATGACAAACACCATGCCGAAGCTCGGACGAATCGTGCTGACCCCGATGCTCAATGAATTCGGCAAGCTGATCGGCGATTTCACCATCGCCAAGGTGGCGGACGAGGACTTCATGGTCTGGGGCTCGTCGGCGGCGCAGCGCTATCACATGCGCTGGTTCAACAAACACCTGCCTGCGGGCAGCCCGATCCGCATTCACCGCTATGACCTCACACTGGTCGGCCTGTCGATCGCCGGAGCGCGCGCCCGCGACCTGCTCACAAAATTGACCGATGACGACGTGTCCAATGCCGCCTTCCGCTTCATGGATTTCCGCCAGATGGATGTCGGCGGCGCGCCCTGCATGGTCAACCGCGTGACCTATACCGGCGACCTGGGCTACGAGATCTGGATGGAACCGGCCTATCAGCAGGCTGTCTACCGCGCCATCAAGGCGGCTGGCCAGGAATTCGGCATCGCCGATTTCGGCATGCGGGCGCTGCTGTCGATGCGGCTGGAGAAGAATTTCCCGACCTGGTTCCGCGAACTCCGTCCGATCTACGGCCCCTATGAGGCCGGCATGGACCGTTTCATCAAGCTCGCGAAGAACGATTTCATCGGTCGCGAAGCCGCCGCCAAGGAACATGCCGACGGGCCGAAACTGATGCGCACCTCATTTCTCGTTGATGCTCTTGACGCCGACGTCATGGGCGACGAGCCGGTCTGGGCCAAGGTTGGCGACACCGACTACGGAACGGTCGAACAACCGCACGGCTACGGCGCGCCGCGCTTTGATGCCGACGGCACCGAAATCGCCAAGCCCGAAGGCGGAACATTGCGCGATGGCGACTGGCGCGTCGTCGGCTGGATCACGTCGGGCGGCTACGCCCACAGCATCGGAAGTTCGATGGCCCAGGGATACATCCCCGCAGCTCTTGCGAGCAACGGCGACGCCGGCATGTTCGAAATCGAAATCCTCGGCATCCGCCGCCCGGCCCGTATTGCGCTGGAAGCGCCGTTTGATCCGATGGGTGAGAAGATGCGGAGCTAA
- a CDS encoding SUF system Fe-S cluster assembly protein codes for MSDAPETENAEPNEAVVTSAIPRDELARLSDDIISALKTVYDPEIPSDIYELGLIYKIDIEDDRMVKIAMTLTAPGCPVAGEMPGWVENAVSTVEGISGVEVSMTFDPPWSPDRMSEEAQVAVGWY; via the coding sequence ATGAGCGACGCACCCGAAACCGAAAATGCCGAGCCGAACGAGGCTGTGGTCACCTCCGCGATTCCGCGCGACGAACTGGCGCGGCTGAGCGACGACATCATCTCGGCGCTGAAGACCGTCTATGACCCGGAAATTCCCTCCGACATCTACGAGCTCGGCCTGATCTACAAGATCGACATCGAGGACGACCGGATGGTCAAGATCGCCATGACGCTGACGGCGCCGGGCTGCCCGGTGGCCGGCGAAATGCCGGGCTGGGTCGAAAATGCGGTCAGCACCGTCGAAGGCATTTCCGGCGTCGAGGTGTCGATGACCTTTGATCCGCCCTGGTCGCCGGACCGGATGAGCGAAGAGGCCCAGGTTGCCGTTGGCTGGTATTGA